Within Meles meles chromosome 19, mMelMel3.1 paternal haplotype, whole genome shotgun sequence, the genomic segment TTTTAGGCCCGTTCTTATCATCTGTTATCTCTCTGGGGACTTTCTGCAGGGTCGTGAGCCACCTCAAAACCTTCAGATAAAGCAGGGGTTACATGGTTTGTGGGTCACCGTTTGTGGTCCTTGGGGTTTCTCGTTCCAGAGGGGAAGCGGATGTTGGTTGTGAGGGTTTGTGGCTAGAATTAACCCCAAGCCACGTTGCACTTGTCTATGCGAGAGATAGGTCCCTGTGGGGACGGCTGCCCCAGTGGGCTGGGCTTCATATTCCTTCCACCCACGTTTGTCTCCCGCACAAATGTGGGTTTCTGAATCAGACTGGTTCCCACTCTCCTTGCTCCTGCACCCCAGGGCTTGGTCGGGTTTTGTTCTTAAGTCAACACGCCCACAGTGGGGCTCgaactcgcaaccctgagatcaagagtcacatgctcttctgactgagccagccagacgccagCCCAGGTCCTAAAGAGCGAGTTAGGGGGAGTTCATGGTAACATACGCTCATTTCACTTGACTTGCTTGAAAGTGACACCCGTGATGCGGGTTCTGCTTAAAAGCAGAAGGGAAGTGACAGGAAGTGTCCCAGGAAGCTCACAGCCCTGAGAAAAGCTAAGGAAGCCAGTTTTGAAGTGGACGGTGTAGCAGGCAGAACACTGGCTGCCTGGAGAGTCCATACCCTCGTCCCCAGAACCCGTTACTTTGCATGGCAAAGGAGGGTTAAGGTGGCAGGTGGAATTCGGTTACTTACCAGCTGACATAAAGGACAGAGGTGATCCTGGATCACCTGGGGATCTTCCTTAAAAGGAGGGCGGAGGGAGACCCAGAAAGACGGCAGTGTGAGGATGTGGACACCACAGCTGGTCCTGCGGACAGAGGAAGAGCCAGGAGGTGAGGAATGTGGGGGCCCCCTAAACGCTGGACAAAGCAGGAAGCAGATTCTCCCCTTGAGCCTCTGGAAGGAACACAGCTCCGGCTGACACCTTGACGTTGACCCCAAGACCCATTCTGGACTTTGGACGTCCAGAACTCTTAGAGAGTAAGTGTGTATCATTCAAGCACCCCAGTTTGTGGTCATATAGACCAGAGCCAGGGTGCGGGGACCAGGAGCCGACAGACATCTCCGGAACACACAACTGGTCTTGGTGTCAGCCTCATCGAGATCCAAATTCAAGGACAGGGTCTGGTTGGTCTTGCTCGAATCCCATCCACAGCCCGCTCACCAGATATGCAAAGACAAGGGACCCTGACTGAGAGACACATCGAAACTGTAGACAACGGGAGCAGGACGTCCATGCAGGAGCTCCCAGGCTGGTGAGCATGTGGAGGCGCAGGGAGGGGGGTGTTCAGGGCAGCAAGACTCTGGGCCCCTTGGCCAGGCCGTCTCTGCCAGCTGGAGAGTGTCATCACTGACGGCACTGATGgggcaaagaagacatctgtcTCCTGATGGAAGGCACCATGAAGAAGACAGCATCACtcccatggtattcctcctgaCAACACATAGCCTGAGTTTAATGATCAGGAAATCACAGACAACCCCGACTGGAGTGCTTTCTATGAAATTCCTGGCCCGGACCCCTCAGAAGGGCCCAGCTAATGAGAGAGAAAGACCGTTTCTGTCCAAAGCAGGTTAAGGAGACATGCCAACTAGCAAAGTAGATTCTGGATGGGATCCTGtgtcagaaaataattttgtggggtttttgctATAAAAGATATTGCCACTGAAAAAATCCCAGTGTCTATAGATCAATATCAGATATTAGTACCATGATTATTTTCTTGACCTTGATCATTGTATTTCGGCTATGTTAGCAAATACCATCACCTCCAGGCGAATCCTGTACCTGTGCTTAGAGAACCAGGGGTTTCCAGGTTACCCTCCGACTACCCTACTACCAGTAGAAGGATTTCTCAAGCTTGGTCTTTCCGAGGCCACGGTGAGAAATGTGTATGTTATATAAGGCTATGCACACGTGTGTGATCTGTGTACGCATGATGCATGTGTGGTGTGTTATGTATCCCTGGGGCAGACAGGGTCCCGTGGTGCCCTCCCAGGATTCCACCTCCTGGCGCTCACACCTTCTCCTGCACTGCTGGACGGAGGCCTCAGTTCCTCTCCGGCTGTCCAGCTCTTGGCAGCCCACGGCTCCATCGCAGGGAGGCAGGGCGAGGGCCAGCGAGCACCTGCTCTCAGTACGGACGCCCGTCAGCAACCAAACCCCAGAACCGGACGTTCCGCCAGGTTTGCTCTGTTCTCCGCCCTAGAAGTGAGTAGCTGGAGGGTGTGGACAGGGGCAGGTGGGGACCGCTGGGGTCCATGCGGAAGGTGCCTACCCGAGTGCATTCATCAAAGAAAACTAACCGTATTTACACAGCCCTGAGCCGTCTTTAATTCCGCCCTCAGCACTCCCCTCCCTCGGCACCGTCGGCATTTGCAGCAGGGCACGGGCCGCTGTTCTAGGTAGCGGAGGGTGAggagcagcatccctggcctccacaAGTATCTCAAATGTTACATTTTCTTGTTAAAATATGTGTATACTGATTCCTGAACTTTCTGGTGCGTCCCCTCCCCCAATTTTGTGCGGGACCCAAGTGCCAACTTGGATTCTGTCGCCGAAGCCACACAGCTGGTGGGTCTTCCGCTCTCGCTGTCCTGAGCAGGACTGGCGTCACAAGGCCTGTCCTCACGGCTGTCCCCGGCGGCTCGGCCAGGGTACGGCACGTGCAAGGAAACACTCAGCAGTGAATGGCTCCATTCACCCAGCCAGGCGAGAACTCATTCATCAACACTTCCTCCGGCGAGGTGGTCAGGTTATTCTGTACATGCGCTGGGGGAGAAACCGCGGCTCGGAGAGGTGCCTGAGGGTGTGCCGGGTCCCACAGGGAACCACGAACTTGGCTGGTCGACAACCTCCCCAGCGGTCATACGGTTCTGCACAGTAGCCACCACTGGCTCTCCTGACACGGCCACGGCAGACGGAGCGGACGCCTCCCACAGCAGTTCCCAGTTACGCACTCAAGGCAGGTGTCTGAAGGCCCCACGCACCTGCGGGCTACAGGGCATGCCGCACCAGCTGGCCACTGTGCCAGGTGCACATCTGCAGTCCCGTCCACTGgcctgagaaaagagaaaagggccGCTAGTGACCCCTATAGGGCGGTGTAGACATGGCAGCCAGCGTTCCCTGGGCACCTGCCACCTTGGGGGTAGTACCAGCGTGACAGTGGTGCTCTCCAGGCTCACACGGCCAAAAGTGCCAGCTAGAGGGTCACGTGGGCATAGCGGTTAGCATTCCTCAGCCAACACTGCCACCTAGAGGGTGCTGAGGGCATGACAGCAGCGTCTTGAGTTCAAGCAGTCAACAGAGCCACTTAGAGGGTGACGTAGGCATGGCAGTCAGTGTTCCTTGGCCAATACTGCCACCCAGAAGGTGCTGCAAGGCATGACACGCAGTGGCCTTGAGGCTCAGGCGACCAGCACTGCCATCCCGAGGGTGACATGGGCATGGACGTCAGCATTTCTTAGCCAACACTGCCACCTAGAAGGGACTGAGAGCATGACAGCCGTGGTCTAGAGGCTCACGCGGCCAGCGCCGCCACCCAGAGGGTGCTGCAGACAGAGCGGCCAGCCTTGGTTGGTCTTGCTGCTCCATCCTGGTACTCAGCCTCCCGCATAGTTTCCACAGGCTCCAAGAGGTTATTTGGGGAGGGGCTGCCCCCTCACAGAGGAAGCACAAGGCATTTCCAAGCCCACGAGGCGGGCACTTTCAGCCCAAAGTCTCTGGGCTGTCTCCTCATCCTCAGCTTCAGGGGCTGGAGCCTTCTCTTTGAGTCCGTCGAAGTACTTCCCAGAAACACCCTCCAGTTCCTCTGCCACAGCCAGGTACgtgctgggctgggctgccaGCTCGGGGCTCTTGACCAGCAACCAGAAGATGGGCCCTGCAATCAGCCCACGGAGCATTCAGTCCACACACAGTCAGGGAGGACAGGAAGAGCCCCATGCCATCCCTGGGGTTGCCCGGGGCCCACAGGCCAGATGTGAGACTGCAGTCCCATACAGCCCCCCCTCCAGGCCTGTGCCTCCCAAGATTCCCTCCACCAGGAGCTCCCTTCCCTGGCACTGCCCAGCCAAATCCCTCCAGATGCAGAGACTGGCCCAAAAGGTGTCTCCCCCAGCAAGTCTCCCTGGCTTTCCCCCAGGCAAATGGAAGCTCTCCCTCCTCAGTCAGCTCTGAGTCCTTACCCTACCcccattttgctttaaaataacttttatttattaaatgtctctGGGGCCAGCCTCAGCTTAAGACCCTTGAAATTTGGCACCCACCCCATAAATGATTTTCAGGATTGTAAATACTAGCTCTAAAGTTCTAAGTATTTATTGACCTTAAAGCTGGTCAGGCCCTGTGCTGGCCCTGTTAAGGCCCATCTCAACCTCCCAACAACTGTAGGAGGACACTCTTATGGTCCTCACTTTGtaaggagggaaactgaggccccaagagGTGAAGTGGCTTCCCTGGGTGGCACCCAGCTAGTTTGGGGTGAAGCCAGCATCCCCCTAAGCACAAGCAGGAGTCAACTCCCTGGTCTCCTTCTCTGAGATTCGGTCTGTTTCATCAAACAGGATCCAGCCTGTTCTCTAGGGCTATTCTGAGGCCAGCAGACTGGTTACACATGTAGAAGTGACTCGTTCTCAGGACCCAGGAAGacacaggggagggggcagagccaAGCCGACGACAGTCTCTGGAGTGTGCGGTTAATTTTGTGTCAACTTGATTGAGCTAAGGGATGCCCAGAAAGCCGGTAAAACACCATTTCTGGGCATGTCCGTGAGGATGTGACCAGAAGAGATCAGCACTGGAATCCGTAGATTGCATAAAGACCCGCCCGTGCCGAATGGGCAGCCACCACACTATTAGCGGAGGGTACGAACAGAACgaattccccctctctctgcgtgAGCTGGAACACCCATCTCCTGCCCCCAGATACTGCTCCTGGCCTTCGGGCTGGGACTTCTGCCATCGCTCCCCCCGGTCGCAGGCCTTTGGGTTTGGACTGGGACTATACCACCAGCTCTCCCGAGCCTCCAGCCTGCAGACAGCAGATCGTGGGTCGTCACAGCCTCCCTGAATGCACGAACCAGCCCCACATGACAAATCTCTCCAAGcatctatatatatcttcttGGTTCTATTTCTCGGCGGAACCCTGACTAATCCCCCGAAGAGAACCCTAGGCCCCAGGCTGTGAGGGCAGGGGTTCCGCTCAGGGAGCCCAGGCCAGGAGGTGGCTTACCGAGTGTGAAGCTGGAGAAGGCGGAGCTATGCATGCCTGTGTGCCTGCCCAGCTCGGTTCTGGCCACACCGGGGTGCACAGCGTTGACAGTCACACCCGTgcctggggagagaagggaagaggaggggcgAGGGGGTGGGCAGACGCCAGGTTCACGGCACACCCTCAGCTCTAGGGCTACCCCGTACTGTGCTGGGTCCTACCCTTGACCCCACACCACCCCGCTTGCTCTGAAACTTCCACATCCGGTGGTTTCATCTTGCAAAGCTGCTCTGTTGCATGactgcccagagcagagcctccCCAAACCTGGGCGTACATAAAAAATCACCCAGAGGGCTTGAGATGCTCAATCGGCTGggctccaccccaccccagcccagggaACCTGAAGCAGTGGGTCAGGGATGGGGTCTGAGGTGCCCAGTCAGGACAGGCTGCCAGCCGAGCTGATGTTGCTGGTCCACGGATGCTCTCCGAGGAGCAGGGCAAAGGGGAGGCTTCAGTTTCAGCTCTGTGGACGCTGAGGTCCCATCATGTTTTATCCTGTGCATGGAAGGATGCTGGGCGGCTGGATGCCAGCAGCAATACCCGCCCCACCTCCGCTCCCTGAAGCGATGGCCAAGCCATCTTCAGACACTGCCATGGTTGCGCACCACTAGCCTAGAGCACCAACGGCCTAGATGACCGTGCAGGATGAGCACAGACGGCTACGATCGATTAGTCATGTCTGTTTCGGGCACCAGAGAACCAGTGGTATGTGTGTCACACGTCTGCCTGCTCTGTTCCGCGACCAaggcttgacctcagggttgcagcAGGACATTCTAGGCCCAGAGCTAGAGCAGGAGGAAGGCCTGCGAGGCTCGCCATGCACATACCCTGCAGCCGCCGGCTCAGCTCCTTGGTAAAGAGGATGATGGCCAGCTTACTCTGGCAATAAGCCCCTCTGGTGTCATACTTCCTCTTCTCCCAGTTCAAGTCATCAAAGTCTACGTGTCCCGCGATGTGGGCTAAGGATGAGAGGTTGATGATCCGTGAAGGGGCCGAGGCTTTCAGTCTGTCCAGCAGCAAGTTTGTCAAGAGAAAGTGACCTGGAGGAAGGACAATGAAAAGACAGTTTTCACTGAATTCTTAGCTGGTACATAGGATCATACTAAGAATCGTACCTTCTTTGACCCTCCCAGTAACCCAGGGCTCTCGACAAGGGCCAGTTCTCTCCCCCA encodes:
- the RDH13 gene encoding retinol dehydrogenase 13 isoform X1 translates to MSRYVLPLSVLGTVVGGAVLLRDYVAGGACPSKATIPGKTVIVTGANTGIGKQTAMELARRGGNVILACRDMEKCEAAAKDIRGETLNHRVRARHLDLASLKSIREFAAKITEEEEQVHVLVNNAAVMRCPHWTTEDGFEMQFGVNYLGHFLLTNLLLDRLKASAPSRIINLSSLAHIAGHVDFDDLNWEKRKYDTRGAYCQSKLAIILFTKELSRRLQGTGVTVNAVHPGVARTELGRHTGMHSSAFSSFTLGPIFWLLVKSPELAAQPSTYLAVAEELEGVSGKYFDGLKEKAPAPEAEDEETAQRLWAESARLVGLEMPCASSVRGQPLPK